The Flavobacterium sp. 102 genomic interval GAATGAAATTGGACAGATACAAAACCCACGATATCGAAATTGTGATTGATAGAATGGTGATTGAGAAAAATGAAGACAACGAAAAACGTTTAGCCGAAAGCATCAAAACTGCCATGTATCACGGTGAAAATGTGCTGATGATTTTAGACCAAGACACGAATCAAGTGCGTTATTTCAGTCGCAACTTAATGTGTCCGACTTCAGGCATTTCATACCAAAATCCGGAACCAAATTTATTCTCGTTCAACTCGCCAAAAGGCGCTTGCGAAGCATGTAAAGGCTTGGGAACCGTAAACGAAATCAACCTAAAAAAAATTATTCCCAATCCGAAGTTGTCCATCAAAAATGGTGGTTTTGCACCTTTGGGCGAATACAAATCATCTTGGATTTTCAAGCAATTGGAAACGATTGGCGAAAAGTTTGATTTCAAATTAACCGATGCTATCGAAACCATTCCGGAAGAAGCGATGCAAATCATTTTGCATGGTGGCAAAGATAAATTTACTGTTGAATCAAAGACTTTGGGCATTACCAAAGAATACAAAATAGAGTTCGAAGGCATCTCGCATTTTATCAAAAACCAATACGATGAAAGCAATTCGACATCCATAAAACGTTGGGCCAAAGAATTCATGGACGAAATACAATGTCCGGAATGTCAAGGTTCACGATTGAAAAAAGAAGCCATGTACTTCCGAATTCACGAGAAAAACATTTTCGATTTATCGACTATGGATATTTCGGATTTATCGGTTTGGTTTGATGATTTAGATAAACATCTTTCGGAGAAACAAACCATTATTGCTTCTGAAATCGTTAAAGAAATTAAAGACCGCTTGCGCTTTTTGGTGAATGTCGGTTTGAATTATTTATCGATTAATCGCAGTTCCAAATCGCTTTCGGGCGGTGAAGCACAGCGCATTCGTTTGGCGACGCAAATTGGTTCCCAACTCGTTGGCGTATTGTATATTTTGGACGAACCGAGTATTGGTTTGCACCAAAGAGACAACGAAAAACTGATTCACTCTTTGGAACAATTACGCGATATTGGCAATTCTGTTTTAGTTGTAGAACATGACAAAGACATGATAGAACGCGCCGATTATGTCATTGATATTGGTCCGAAAGCCGGAAAATTTGGCGGGGAAATCATCAGCAAAGGCACACCAAAGGAATTGCTCAACGAACACACCATAACCGCCATGTATTTGAATGGCGAAATGAAAATTGAAGTTCCGAAAAAACGCCGCGAAGGCAACGGCAAATTCATGAAACTCACCGGGGCGACAGGAAACAATCTGAAAAATGTTTCTATCGAATTGCCATTAGGCAAACTGATTTGCGTCACCGGAGTTTCAGGCAGCGGAAAATCGACATTGATTAATGAAACACTTTACCCTATTTTGAATGCGTATTATTTCAATGGCGTCAAAAAACCACAACCCTATAAAAAAATTGAAGGTTTAGAACATATCGACAAAGTAATCGACATTGACCAAAGTCCGATTGGCAGAACACCACGTTCCAATCCGGCGACTTATACCGATGTGTTTTCGGAAATCAGAAGTTTGTACATGCAAATGCCGGAAGCAATGATTCGCGGTTACAAAGCCGGACGTTTTAGTTTTAATGTTTCGGGCGGAAGATGTGAAACCTGTGAAGGTTCGGGTGTTCGAACGATTGAAATGAGTTTCTTACCGGATGTTTATGTGGAATGTGAAACTTGTCAAGGCAAGCGTTTTAACCGAGAAACTTTAGAAATCAGATACAAAGGCAAATCCATTTCGGATGTGTTGAACATGACGGTTGATGAGGCGGTTCCTTTTTTTGAAAACATTCCGAAAATTTACAGAAAAGTCAAAACGATACAGGATGTTGGTTTGGGTTATATCACTTTAGGCCAACAAAGCACAACACTTTCCGGCGGTGAAGCGCAACGCATCAAATTGGCCACAGAATTGTCCAAAAAAGACACCGGAAACACGTTTTACATTATGGATGAACCGACCACCGGTTTGCATTTCGAAGACATTCGCGTGTTGATGGATGTGATTCATAAATTGGTGGACAAAGGCAATACGATTTTGATTATTGAACACAATATGGATGTAATCAAACTAGCCGACCACATCATTGACGTTGGACCCGAAGGCGGAAAAGGCGGTGGCCAAATTCTGTGTGTCGGAACGCCGGAAGAGATTGTAAAGAACAAGAAAAGCTATACGGCTCAATTCTTAAAAAAAGAACTAAATTAGTACGCTATTTTTTAGCCCGGATTACTTCACCGAATGTTTATTTTAAATGGTGTTCAGTGAATGCAAGCATTTGCAATGAAAATCCTTTTTTCTTGAAAAAAGATTGTAATGGAAAGCCGGAAATAGCTTCTGAAATAAATTCAGAATAAATCCTTATAAAAAAATAAAAACCAGAACAAAAATACATACAATGAGATTAGACGATTTTGAAAATGAAGATGATAAAATCCAGGACCGACTCAAACAAAAAACCTGGAATGAGATAAGAACCAATGACTCTTGGGCGATTTTTAAAATCATGTCGGAGTTTGTAAACGGCTACGAAAGCATGGCACGAATTGGTCCGTGTGTTTCCATATTTGGCTCTGCCAGAACCAAACCGGAAGACCGTTATTATTTATTGGCCGAAAAAATTGCTTATAAAATCAGCAAAGCCGGTTATGGCGTCATCACCGGTGGCGGACCGGGAATCATGGAAGCCGGAAACAAAGGCGCACATAATGGCGGCGGAACTTCTGTAGGTTTGAATATTGAATTGCCTTTTGAGCAACATTTCAATCCGTATATCGACAAGGATAAAAACTTGAATTTTGACTATTTCTTTGTGCGCAAAGTCATGTTTGTCAAGTATTCGCAAGGCTTTGTAGTGATGCCGGGCGGCTTTGGTACTTTGGACGAATTGTTTGAAGCGATGACATTAATCCAAACGAAGAAAATTGGTCGATTCCCTATTATTTTAGTGGGAACTGAATTTTGGTCAGGCTTATTAGACTGGGTAAAAACCGTAATGATTGAAAGAGAAAAAACAGTTAGCCCGGACGACATGAACTTGATAAAAGTAGTTGATACCGAAGACGAAGTTGTTGAAGTTTTGGATAATTTCTATAAAAAATACAATTTGAGTCCAAATTTCTAAAGAATGTTTTTCAACTCGCTACATTTTGCCATTTTCTTGCCGATAGTATTTTTATTCTATTGGTTTGTTGGCAACAAATCCAAAATCAATCAGAATTATATTTTGATTTTGGCGAGTTATTATTTTTATTCTTGTTGGGATTGGCGTTTCCTATTCTTATTGGTTTTTTCCACTTTACTCGATTATTTATCGGCGATAAAAATTGAACAAAGTACGACGCCAAAGTCGCGAAAATTCTGGCTTTGGCTTTGTATTTCGATCAATTTAGGGTTTTTAGGTATCTTCAAATACTATAACTTTTTTGCGGATTCTTTTGCCGAATTATTTACCGCTATTGGCTTTAATGTCAGCCCGATTTTATTGGATGTCATACTTCCTGTTGGAATTTCGTTTTATACTTTTCACGGCTTGTCTTATATCATCGACATTTATTATGGCCGAATCAAATCGGAAAAGAACTTTGTCGATTACTCATTATTCGTCAGCTACTTCCCGTTGCTCGTTGCCGGACCGATTGAACGCGCGACCCATCTTTTGCCACAATTAAAGAAAAGACGCAAATTCAACTTCGAAAAAGCCAAAGAAGGCGTTTACCAAATCATTTGGGGTTTGGTCAAAAAAGTAGTCATTGCCGATACTTGCGCGGTTTATGCCAATGGGATTTTTGACAACTACGAAAACATGAATTCGCTTTCGCTGATGTTGGGCGCTGTTTATTTTGCGTTCCAGATTTATGGCGACTTCTCGGGTTATTCCGATATCGCTTTGGGAACATCTAAACTCTTTGGGATCGACTTGTTGCGAAACTTCAATTTCCCTTATTTCTCTAGAGATATAGCCGAGTTTTGGAGAAGATGGCACATTTCACTTTCGTCTTGGTTTCGAGATTATTTGTACATTCCGTTAGGCGGAAGCAAAGGATCAAAGCTGTTCCAAATCAGAAACGTTTTTATCATCTTTTTGGTCAGTGGATTTTGGCATGGTGCGAATTGGACATACGTGGCTTGGGGTTTAATCAACGCTTTGTATTTCATTCCGCTGATGATTCTGAATAAGAAC includes:
- the uvrA gene encoding excinuclease ABC subunit UvrA gives rise to the protein MLETENTIEVLGARVHNLKNIDINIPREKLVVITGLSGSGKSSLAFDTIYAEGQRRYIETFSAYARQFLGGLERPDVDKIDGLSPVIAIEQKTTSKSPRSTVGTITEIYDFLRLLYARGGEAYSYVTGEKMVSYSDEQIKDLIIHNFTGKRINILAPIIRARKGHYAELFQQITKQGFLKVRVNGEVQDLLPGMKLDRYKTHDIEIVIDRMVIEKNEDNEKRLAESIKTAMYHGENVLMILDQDTNQVRYFSRNLMCPTSGISYQNPEPNLFSFNSPKGACEACKGLGTVNEINLKKIIPNPKLSIKNGGFAPLGEYKSSWIFKQLETIGEKFDFKLTDAIETIPEEAMQIILHGGKDKFTVESKTLGITKEYKIEFEGISHFIKNQYDESNSTSIKRWAKEFMDEIQCPECQGSRLKKEAMYFRIHEKNIFDLSTMDISDLSVWFDDLDKHLSEKQTIIASEIVKEIKDRLRFLVNVGLNYLSINRSSKSLSGGEAQRIRLATQIGSQLVGVLYILDEPSIGLHQRDNEKLIHSLEQLRDIGNSVLVVEHDKDMIERADYVIDIGPKAGKFGGEIISKGTPKELLNEHTITAMYLNGEMKIEVPKKRREGNGKFMKLTGATGNNLKNVSIELPLGKLICVTGVSGSGKSTLINETLYPILNAYYFNGVKKPQPYKKIEGLEHIDKVIDIDQSPIGRTPRSNPATYTDVFSEIRSLYMQMPEAMIRGYKAGRFSFNVSGGRCETCEGSGVRTIEMSFLPDVYVECETCQGKRFNRETLEIRYKGKSISDVLNMTVDEAVPFFENIPKIYRKVKTIQDVGLGYITLGQQSTTLSGGEAQRIKLATELSKKDTGNTFYIMDEPTTGLHFEDIRVLMDVIHKLVDKGNTILIIEHNMDVIKLADHIIDVGPEGGKGGGQILCVGTPEEIVKNKKSYTAQFLKKELN
- a CDS encoding TIGR00730 family Rossman fold protein, with product MRLDDFENEDDKIQDRLKQKTWNEIRTNDSWAIFKIMSEFVNGYESMARIGPCVSIFGSARTKPEDRYYLLAEKIAYKISKAGYGVITGGGPGIMEAGNKGAHNGGGTSVGLNIELPFEQHFNPYIDKDKNLNFDYFFVRKVMFVKYSQGFVVMPGGFGTLDELFEAMTLIQTKKIGRFPIILVGTEFWSGLLDWVKTVMIEREKTVSPDDMNLIKVVDTEDEVVEVLDNFYKKYNLSPNF
- a CDS encoding MBOAT family protein, translating into MFFNSLHFAIFLPIVFLFYWFVGNKSKINQNYILILASYYFYSCWDWRFLFLLVFSTLLDYLSAIKIEQSTTPKSRKFWLWLCISINLGFLGIFKYYNFFADSFAELFTAIGFNVSPILLDVILPVGISFYTFHGLSYIIDIYYGRIKSEKNFVDYSLFVSYFPLLVAGPIERATHLLPQLKKRRKFNFEKAKEGVYQIIWGLVKKVVIADTCAVYANGIFDNYENMNSLSLMLGAVYFAFQIYGDFSGYSDIALGTSKLFGIDLLRNFNFPYFSRDIAEFWRRWHISLSSWFRDYLYIPLGGSKGSKLFQIRNVFIIFLVSGFWHGANWTYVAWGLINALYFIPLMILNKNRNNMESFRLSFDFTSVRIVFNIILTFAITCLAWIFFRSKTIQDAYLYISRMFTDGHFSEQYFKIERYTTELWSLLLIFVLVEWNSRTRIEPISGKYSWLKMSLCMAAILALGVFSDYKEFIYFQF